In Kushneria marisflavi, the following are encoded in one genomic region:
- a CDS encoding DUF1656 domain-containing protein gives MLDEWSFLGFLTPPLFLPVFLALLLFWGVRRVMSYFALYRFFWQPVLADIAIFTLLLWAVLMLSGALPAGGRT, from the coding sequence ATGCTCGATGAGTGGTCGTTTCTGGGGTTTCTGACGCCGCCCCTGTTTTTGCCGGTGTTTCTGGCCCTGCTGCTGTTCTGGGGCGTACGCCGTGTGATGTCGTATTTCGCGCTGTATCGATTTTTCTGGCAGCCGGTACTGGCAGACATCGCCATTTTTACACTGCTCTTGTGGGCGGTACTGATGCTCAGCGGTGCACTGCCGGCTGGAGGAAGAACATGA